TGCCGCATCTGCCGTCAGAGAATGATTCGAAGCTGTATTTCCACGAGGAATGGGAAAATGCGACCGCACTTGAAAAGCACGCGGCCTCAGAGCACCTGAAGAAATTCCGCGAACTCGCGGCGCCGCATCTTGTTGACGGCAAGTCCGACGTGACGCTGTGGCGCGCCATAGCCTGACATGCCGGCATCAGAGCACAGCAGTTCTACAGGCGGACAAAATAAGACAGGCGGCTCGGATGCTCCCGAACCGCCTGTCTTTATATCATCCCAGAGCAGGATGTTTCCTTGCCCTCAAGTAGGCGCCTGCTAGCTGTCCAGCTGCTGGATGCCCTCAAGTCGCCACTCGGGGTTGGGAGCTGTGTTGTCCCGATGGAAATGCCATACCTCCCGCACCTGCGTGGGGCGGTCTGCATTCGCATCTTCCCGGAGCAGCGCATCGTACAGCACGGTAATGATGGTCTCGCTGCCTTCCGTGCGAGCTTCGAGCACCCTCGCCTCGATCATGAGAATGTCGGTATTGCCGGGCGCGGAATCTTCCTGGGCCTGCCGAGCGATCTCTTCATATACCTCGGAGCTAGTGAACGAGCGAATATCGTCGAGGTCGCGGCGGTCCCAGGAGGACTGGAGCCTTGCATACAAGGCCTTCGCTCCCTCGATAAACTCGGCTTCGTCGATGCCCTCGGGCATTGCCGGTGCGGCTGAAGTCTGTGGTTGCGGCCGACCGGCCGGCTCAGACCTGAGCGCATCCCAACCTCCGGCTCCGCCTGCGGAGGGTCCGGCAGGAGCTCCGGCATAGGCGTATCTGTCCCCACCTGCCGCGGCGGCTTGAGCTGCTGCACGCCTCGATCGCACCACCTTGAATATCATATAACCGACAAAACCGAGAAGAA
This DNA window, taken from Oceanidesulfovibrio indonesiensis, encodes the following:
- a CDS encoding Tim44 domain-containing protein, coding for MAAFCAMFLVLLASDIADAKRFGGGRSFGGKKSYSNNYSKPTSPDRNNAGDQRQAASNRQGTDASQGASKRGMFGGMIGGLLMGGLLGSLLFGGGFGGMGILELLLLGFVGYMIFKVVRSRRAAAQAAAAGGDRYAYAGAPAGPSAGGAGGWDALRSEPAGRPQPQTSAAPAMPEGIDEAEFIEGAKALYARLQSSWDRRDLDDIRSFTSSEVYEEIARQAQEDSAPGNTDILMIEARVLEARTEGSETIITVLYDALLREDANADRPTQVREVWHFHRDNTAPNPEWRLEGIQQLDS
- a CDS encoding putative quinol monooxygenase; translation: MSDDAVIVLAMLTFKNGLPREVRDFLPELVAKTRAEAGCIRYVPHLPSENDSKLYFHEEWENATALEKHAASEHLKKFRELAAPHLVDGKSDVTLWRAIA